The proteins below come from a single Crossiella sp. CA-258035 genomic window:
- a CDS encoding LuxR family transcriptional regulator — MHGAVSEGIGRWLAELREGRARLVRFDGGPGTGRTTALRALTAAARQEHGCTAVLVRCAHAESGFAWGAVRQLLDALPPGEDLAGFAARDGGWFDALRGLAPGEIQQRLHWLLTRQAAQRPLVIAVDDAHWCDPESLRFLGYLARRLEHAPLLLAVGADPGATPEAERALAELTDDPDLLRVLLPALTADQVAAECRRVLGHDHLAAACLAATHGIPALVTAFLTAEPVGSAPRSVAAAALARASAHHPEAARALRVLSVLETPVPAPVAAKILDRPPAETADVLALLARLSCASVDAGGVAIGPPLLRQAVRQALAPSARHEAESRVVAVFAAEPGGRERAARHLLAVYPEGNTSHLELLHTSADQLLAQGRYTDAAQLLRRALAEPVVGDRRAELLAGLGTAELYQHTPSAAGHLETAMAESSSPASRLSWALQLAHALALTGKAAQARDILSAELDRVPLNGQQELLGRAAAELTFIALSSDDVLSARREETGGLGRRAARVEGMSGAYQVLSAAFECRPAAEVTARIHQALAGGLEPADQSAMTWLVVAGVLLWADQLDTAAQLFAKGATEADRWHAPLPRYTAAWLGGLTAWHAGRPDQARELTATAIRLAQGRDWDQWRVGPAIAALAIAEECPEAFPSPAACGLDEHGDLPRLWVADLALAARGQWKVGAGRPEAGLADLLAAGQRLTAIGCLNPAAAPWRSAAAVALSRLHREEEALALAEEEVRLARSWGAARALAVALRRSGDVRGGPDGLAEVEESVALLGERFPLELARGLLVKGRLLRSVREHEQAREVLGEAHRKAGQLGAGRLLARIRDELIAVGGRPRLPRPDQDGPLTTGERRVALLAARGATNEEIAARLYLARRTVEAHLTSVYRKLGISGRAQLPAGLGKLGLADGEDAAIPAG, encoded by the coding sequence GTGCACGGAGCTGTCTCGGAGGGGATCGGCCGCTGGCTGGCGGAGCTGCGCGAGGGCCGCGCCCGGCTGGTCCGCTTCGACGGCGGGCCGGGCACCGGGCGCACCACGGCGCTGCGGGCGCTCACCGCCGCCGCCCGTCAGGAACACGGCTGCACCGCGGTGCTGGTGCGGTGCGCGCACGCGGAGTCCGGGTTCGCCTGGGGCGCGGTGCGGCAGCTGCTGGACGCGCTACCGCCAGGGGAGGACCTGGCCGGGTTCGCCGCCCGCGACGGCGGCTGGTTCGACGCGCTGCGCGGCCTGGCCCCCGGCGAGATCCAGCAGCGGCTGCACTGGCTGCTCACCCGGCAGGCTGCCCAGCGTCCACTGGTCATCGCGGTGGACGACGCGCACTGGTGCGACCCGGAGTCCTTGCGGTTCCTCGGTTACCTGGCCCGCAGGCTGGAGCACGCGCCACTGCTGCTCGCCGTTGGGGCCGACCCGGGCGCCACCCCGGAGGCAGAGCGGGCGCTGGCCGAGCTCACCGACGACCCCGACCTGCTCCGGGTGCTGCTGCCCGCGCTGACCGCCGACCAGGTCGCCGCCGAGTGCCGCCGGGTGCTCGGGCACGACCACCTGGCCGCCGCCTGCCTTGCCGCCACCCACGGCATTCCCGCGCTGGTCACCGCGTTCCTGACCGCCGAGCCGGTGGGCAGCGCGCCGCGTTCGGTGGCGGCCGCCGCGCTGGCCAGGGCGAGCGCGCACCACCCGGAGGCGGCCCGCGCGCTGCGGGTGCTCTCCGTGCTGGAGACGCCCGTCCCCGCGCCGGTGGCGGCCAAGATCCTGGACCGCCCGCCCGCCGAGACCGCCGACGTGCTCGCGCTGCTGGCCCGCCTGTCCTGCGCGAGCGTGGACGCGGGCGGGGTGGCGATCGGGCCGCCGCTGCTGCGGCAGGCGGTCCGGCAGGCGCTGGCGCCCTCGGCCCGGCACGAGGCCGAGTCCAGGGTGGTCGCCGTCTTCGCCGCCGAACCCGGCGGGCGGGAGCGGGCCGCCCGGCACCTGCTGGCCGTCTACCCCGAGGGCAACACCAGCCACCTGGAGCTGTTGCACACCAGCGCGGACCAGCTGCTCGCCCAGGGCCGCTACACCGACGCGGCCCAGCTGCTGCGCCGCGCGCTGGCCGAACCGGTGGTCGGCGACCGGCGGGCCGAGCTGCTGGCCGGACTGGGCACCGCCGAGCTGTACCAGCACACCCCCTCGGCCGCCGGGCACCTGGAGACCGCGATGGCCGAGTCCTCCTCGCCGGCGTCCCGGCTGAGCTGGGCGCTGCAGCTGGCGCACGCGCTGGCGCTGACCGGCAAGGCCGCCCAGGCGCGCGACATCCTCAGCGCCGAACTCGACCGGGTGCCGCTCAACGGTCAGCAGGAACTGCTCGGCCGGGCCGCCGCCGAGCTCACCTTCATCGCACTGAGCAGCGACGACGTGCTCAGCGCCCGCCGCGAGGAGACCGGCGGCCTCGGGCGGCGCGCGGCCAGGGTGGAGGGCATGTCCGGGGCTTACCAGGTGCTCTCCGCCGCCTTCGAGTGCCGCCCGGCCGCCGAGGTGACCGCCCGCATCCACCAGGCCCTGGCCGGTGGACTGGAGCCAGCTGACCAGTCCGCGATGACCTGGCTGGTGGTGGCCGGGGTGCTGCTGTGGGCCGACCAGCTGGACACCGCGGCCCAGCTGTTCGCCAAGGGCGCTACCGAGGCGGACCGCTGGCACGCCCCGCTGCCCCGCTACACCGCGGCCTGGCTGGGCGGACTCACCGCCTGGCACGCCGGCCGTCCCGACCAGGCGCGCGAGCTGACCGCCACCGCGATCCGGCTGGCGCAGGGCCGGGACTGGGACCAGTGGCGGGTCGGCCCGGCGATCGCCGCACTGGCCATCGCCGAGGAGTGCCCGGAAGCCTTCCCCTCGCCCGCGGCCTGCGGCCTGGACGAGCACGGCGACCTGCCCCGCCTGTGGGTGGCCGACCTCGCGCTGGCCGCCCGCGGCCAGTGGAAGGTCGGCGCCGGACGCCCCGAGGCCGGGCTGGCCGACCTGCTCGCGGCCGGCCAGCGGCTGACCGCGATCGGCTGCCTCAACCCGGCCGCCGCGCCCTGGCGCTCGGCCGCCGCGGTCGCGCTGTCCCGGCTGCACCGCGAGGAGGAAGCCCTGGCACTGGCCGAGGAAGAGGTGCGGCTGGCGCGCAGCTGGGGCGCGGCGCGGGCGCTGGCGGTGGCCCTGCGCCGCAGCGGTGACGTGCGCGGCGGACCGGACGGGCTCGCCGAGGTCGAGGAGTCGGTGGCGCTGCTGGGCGAACGCTTCCCCCTGGAACTGGCGCGCGGTCTGCTGGTCAAGGGCAGGCTGCTGCGCTCGGTGCGCGAGCACGAACAGGCCAGGGAGGTGCTCGGCGAGGCGCACCGCAAGGCGGGCCAGCTGGGCGCGGGCCGGCTGCTGGCCCGGATCCGCGACGAGCTGATCGCGGTCGGCGGACGACCCCGCCTGCCCCGGCCGGACCAGGACGGGCCGCTGACCACGGGGGAGCGGCGGGTCGCGCTACTGGCCGCGCGGGGAGCCACCAACGAGGAGATCGCGGCCCGGCTCTACCTGGCCCGCCGCACCGTGGAGGCGCACCTGACCAGCGTCTACCGCAAGCTCGGCATCAGCGGCCGGGCCCAGCTGCCCGCCGGACTCGGCAAGCTCGGCCTGGCCGACGGCGAGGATGCGGCTATCCCTGCGGGGTGA
- a CDS encoding PEP/pyruvate-binding domain-containing protein, translating to MSQAAKSSPLVLDLGAIQHGQGHLVGGKAANLASMINAGLRVPDGFCLTTEAYRRAADDDGVRAAVDALSSTNAPAAEVRTALLARPAPEEVAAAVLTAYRELGAGPVAVRSSATAEDLPWASFAGQQETFLHVLGEQEVLTAVRRCWASLWTDRAVDYRAAQDIDHREVTLAVVVQRMVPAAVAGVLFTADPITGRRDCFSVDASPGLGEAVVSGLVNPDHYVLDADGRVLTRVPGDKGKEVRPVEGGGVEVVETSGGGECLDEDALRRLADAGREVQAHFGAPQDVEWALDAEGLVWLTQSRPITTLFPLPVTADPDTPRAYLCYSMVWQGMHGPLTPMGRSAFRLAATGMARLAGRTVPDPERGPAVCAEAGGRIMLDLTPALTSAGGRAALPGLLTMVDDGVARLFTALTEDPRFALRQPSKRGLVRALLRIALRANVPARVFEALVFPASARRRVRRTGERYLRRFEGPANADARERLAAVQRILLTALPAIFPRMVPVSAVGGAMLGIAVKLLGERISSAEVFTLLRGLPHNVTTEMDLALWRLAEQAGEAAELFQDPARLAEDYRRGELPPKLQHALAGFLAEYGHRCVAEIDLGAPRWSEDPAHILGVVGNYLATADPAHSPERHFAEGAAAATAMARELVARARTDGRLSGAVVRFALRRTRELMGYREITKFYTVALLDRARRQLRAVGDELAERGVLAAAEDVFFLDLAETRAAVSGAAGELRARIEQRRAEYQRESRRRQVPKLLLSDGTEPAESVAGQDGGLRGTGASPGTVTGPARVVFDPVGAKIAPGDVLVAPSTDPGWTPLFLTAAGVVLETGGVNSHGAVVAREYGIPAVVGVSGVTGKITDGQTVTVDGTAGVVKVD from the coding sequence GTGAGTCAGGCAGCGAAGAGCAGTCCCCTGGTCCTCGACCTCGGCGCGATCCAGCACGGCCAAGGACACCTGGTCGGCGGCAAGGCGGCCAACCTGGCGTCCATGATCAACGCCGGGCTGCGGGTGCCGGACGGGTTCTGCCTCACCACCGAGGCCTACCGCCGGGCCGCCGATGACGACGGAGTGCGCGCCGCGGTCGACGCCCTGAGCAGCACCAACGCCCCCGCCGCCGAGGTGCGCACCGCGCTGCTGGCCCGCCCGGCGCCCGAGGAGGTGGCCGCCGCCGTGCTGACGGCCTACCGGGAACTGGGCGCGGGACCGGTCGCGGTCCGCTCCTCCGCCACCGCCGAAGACCTGCCGTGGGCCAGCTTCGCCGGTCAGCAGGAGACCTTCCTGCACGTGCTGGGCGAGCAGGAGGTCCTGACCGCGGTCCGGCGCTGCTGGGCCTCGCTGTGGACCGACCGGGCGGTGGACTACCGCGCCGCCCAGGACATCGACCACCGCGAGGTCACCCTGGCCGTGGTCGTGCAGCGCATGGTGCCCGCCGCGGTCGCGGGCGTGCTGTTCACCGCCGACCCGATCACCGGCCGCCGCGACTGCTTCAGCGTGGACGCCAGCCCAGGACTGGGCGAGGCGGTGGTCTCCGGCCTGGTCAACCCCGACCACTACGTGCTCGACGCCGACGGCCGAGTCCTGACCAGGGTCCCCGGCGACAAGGGCAAGGAGGTCCGGCCGGTCGAGGGCGGCGGCGTCGAGGTGGTCGAGACCTCCGGCGGCGGCGAGTGCCTGGACGAGGACGCCCTGCGCAGGCTGGCGGATGCGGGCCGCGAGGTGCAGGCGCACTTCGGCGCGCCCCAGGACGTGGAGTGGGCCCTGGACGCCGAGGGCCTGGTGTGGCTGACCCAGTCCCGGCCGATCACCACCCTGTTCCCCCTGCCGGTCACCGCCGACCCGGACACCCCGCGCGCCTACCTCTGTTACAGCATGGTTTGGCAGGGCATGCACGGACCGCTGACCCCGATGGGCCGCTCGGCCTTCCGCCTGGCCGCCACCGGCATGGCCCGGCTGGCCGGGCGCACCGTGCCCGACCCGGAACGCGGACCGGCGGTCTGCGCGGAGGCGGGCGGGCGGATCATGCTCGACCTCACCCCGGCGCTGACCTCCGCCGGTGGCCGGGCCGCGCTGCCCGGCCTGCTGACCATGGTCGACGACGGGGTGGCCCGGCTGTTCACCGCGCTCACCGAGGACCCCAGGTTCGCGCTTCGGCAGCCCTCCAAGCGCGGCCTGGTGCGCGCCCTGCTGCGGATCGCCTTGCGTGCCAACGTGCCTGCCCGGGTGTTCGAGGCGCTGGTGTTCCCGGCCTCGGCCCGCCGCCGGGTGCGGCGGACCGGCGAGCGGTACCTGCGCCGGTTCGAAGGACCGGCGAACGCGGACGCGAGGGAGCGGCTGGCGGCGGTGCAGCGGATCCTGCTCACCGCGCTGCCCGCGATCTTCCCCCGGATGGTGCCGGTCTCCGCGGTCGGCGGGGCGATGCTGGGCATCGCGGTGAAGCTGCTCGGCGAGCGGATCTCCTCGGCCGAGGTCTTCACCCTGCTGCGCGGCCTGCCGCACAACGTCACCACCGAGATGGACCTCGCGCTGTGGCGGCTGGCCGAACAGGCAGGCGAAGCCGCGGAGCTGTTCCAGGACCCGGCCCGGCTGGCCGAGGACTACCGGCGCGGCGAGCTGCCACCGAAGCTGCAACACGCGCTCGCCGGGTTCCTGGCCGAGTACGGGCACCGCTGCGTCGCCGAGATCGACCTCGGCGCGCCCCGCTGGTCCGAGGACCCCGCGCACATCCTCGGCGTGGTCGGCAACTACCTGGCCACCGCCGATCCGGCGCACTCCCCCGAGCGGCACTTCGCCGAGGGCGCGGCCGCCGCGACCGCCATGGCCAGGGAGCTGGTGGCCCGCGCCAGGACGGACGGGCGGCTGAGCGGGGCGGTGGTGCGGTTCGCCCTGCGCCGCACCCGCGAGCTGATGGGGTACCGCGAGATCACCAAGTTCTACACCGTCGCCCTGCTGGACCGGGCCCGGCGGCAGCTGCGCGCGGTCGGCGACGAGCTGGCCGAGCGGGGTGTGCTGGCCGCGGCCGAGGACGTCTTCTTCCTCGACCTGGCCGAGACGCGCGCCGCCGTCTCCGGCGCGGCGGGTGAGCTGCGGGCGCGGATCGAGCAGCGGCGGGCCGAGTACCAGCGGGAGTCCCGGCGCAGGCAGGTGCCCAAGCTGCTGCTCTCCGACGGCACCGAGCCTGCCGAGTCAGTGGCGGGCCAGGACGGCGGCCTGCGCGGCACCGGCGCCTCACCCGGCACGGTCACCGGCCCGGCGCGGGTGGTGTTCGACCCGGTGGGAGCCAAGATCGCCCCTGGGGACGTGCTGGTCGCGCCCTCCACCGACCCCGGCTGGACCCCGCTGTTCCTGACCGCGGCCGGGGTCGTGCTGGAGACCGGCGGGGTCAACTCGCACGGCGCGGTGGTGGCCCGCGAGTACGGGATTCCCGCCGTGGTCGGGGTTTCCGGCGTCACCGGCAAGATCACCGACGGGCAGACGGTCACCGTGGACGGGACCGCCGGAGTGGTGAAGGTGGACTGA